The Tautonia plasticadhaerens nucleotide sequence GGCCGTCGTGCCCAGGGCCACGATCCCGAGCAGGCCGGGATCCCAGAAGTCCCGGGCCCGGACGGCCTGCCCGCCCGAATCGCCGGGGCCGACGAGGGAGAAAATCAGGACGCAGGCCAGGTACACCGCCCCGATGATGGCGATCACCGCCAGGACGAAGTAGAAGACCAGCAGGCCCGTCTTGCGTCGGGCGACCTCTTGATGCTCGAAGAAATCCATGGGAGTCGGCAGCGCGCGGGGGGGAGTCGGGGAGGTGGGAGGAGGCAGGGCGGATTCGCGGGAGGCCCGAAGGTCGGGGAATCGGCGGTTCGGTCCCCCCCGACCTTCTGGCCTCCCGCGACCGGATCAGGAGAACGACACCCGGGGCGCCTCGCGCTCCTTGGGGGACTCGACCTCGAAATACTGGGCCGGGGAGAAGCCGAAGATGCCCGCGAAGATGACGGCGGGGAAGACCTCCCGGGCGTTGTTGTAGGTCATGGCGGAATCGTTGAACGCCTGCCGGGAGAAGGCGACCTTGTTCTCGGTGCTCGTCAGCTCCTCCTGGAGCGCCAGCATATTCGTGTTGGCCTTCAGGTCGGGATACGCCTCGGACAGCGCGAACAGCCGGCCGAGCACGCCGGTGCCGGCGGAGATGGAACCCAGGTCCGACTCGGCGGCGTTGAGGCGCTTCATGGCGTCCGGGTCGGCGGGGTTAGCGGCCACCTGATTGCTGGCGTTCACCGCGGCGTTCCGGGCGTTGATGACGGCCTCCAGCGTCTCCCGCTCATGGCTCATGTAGCCCTTGGCCGTCTCGACGAGGTTGGGGATCAGGTCGTACCGCCGCTTCAGCTGGACGTCGATCTGGGCGTACGCGTTCTTGTACCGGTTGCGGAGCTGGACGAGCTTGTTGTACGTCCCGATGGCCATGAAGATCAGGATGACGGCGATGACCCCGATCACGATCAGGGCGATGGCCGTCCCCCCGAGGCCACCGGCCTCCTGGGCGAAGAGCAGACTCATGGGCGGTCGTTCCTCCGGTCGGGTGTTCGGGGATCCGGGGCCTGGCGTCGGGAAGGGGCGGCGGCCTCAGGCCGGGGCGAGGTCTTCACGAGCCTAACGAGAGTTCGCCGGCAAGTCCATTTCCTCAAGTCCGACGGCGCGGGGTCCCGTCGAGCGCCTCGCTCGCGTCCCGATCGCGGTTGACCTCACGGCCCGATTCTGCCAGAACACGGCCCACCCCTTCGCTGGCCCGAGTGACCCGGGACGCCGACGGATCCAGCCTCCCGATTCCCACCCTTCGACTCGGATCCCAACTCGGCTCGGCGGCGGGCTCCCGGTGCGACTCGTCGAGGGGTGGGGATGCTCTTCAACTCGTTGGCGTTCGCCGCCTTCTTCGCCGTCGTCTTCGCCCTTTACTGGGCCCTGGGACGACGCCATCGGGCCCAGAACGCCGTGCTGCTCGCCGCCGGATATGCCTTCTACGGCTGCTGGGACTGGCGATTCCTCGGGCTGCTCGTCCTCTCGACGGTGGTCGATTACGGCTGCGGCCTCGCCGTCGCGCGGGTCGATGCCCCCCGGGCCCGGGGCCTGGTGCTCGGCCTGAGCCTGGCGGTCAACCTCGGCGTCCTGGGCTTCTTCAAGTATTGCGACTTCTTCACCGGCAGCCTCCAGGTGCTGCTCGACCGGGTCGGGGTCGAGGCGTCGCTGCCGGTCCTGGACGTCCTGCTGCCGATCGGCATCTCGTTCTACACGTTCCAGTCGATGGCCTACGTCATCGACGTCTACCGCCGACACGTCGCGCCGACGCGGGACCTGCTCCAGTTCGCCGTCTTCGTCTCGTTCTTCCCGCACCTGGTCGCCGGGCCGATCATGCAGCCGAGGACGCTGCTCCCCCAGGTCGCCCGGCCCCGGCGGTTCGACCTCGACCAGTTCTACCGGGGCGCCCACCTCATCGCCTGGGGCCTGGTGAAGAAGGTGGTGGTGGCCGACAACCTGGCGCCGATCGTCGACGACCTCTTCGGCCGCTGGGCGTCGATCGACGGCGGGCTCGCCCTGCTGGCGGTCTACGCCTTCGCCTTCCAGATCTACTGCGACTTCTCCGGCTACACCGACATGGCCCGGGGCGTGGCCCGCTGCCTCGGCTTCGAGCTGGCGTTGAACTTCAACCTGCCCTACTTCGCCGCCAGCCCCCGGGAGTTCTGGCAACGCTGGCACATCAGCCTGTCCCAGTGGCTCCGGGACTACCTCTACATCCCGCTCGGCGGCAGCCGGGGAGATCGGGCCGTCTGGGCGGGGAATGTCGTGCTGGCGGCGCTGGTCGGCTGCTTCGGGGTGGCCGGATGCCTGGCGGTCGAGGAGTGGCCGGGGTTCGCCTCCTGGCGGTCGGCGGTGCCGACGCCCGCCCCGATGCTGGCCGCCGGTTTGCTGATCGGGTGCTCGGCGATCCTGGCGATCCGGGGGCGTTCGGCCCTTACGGGACGGAACCTGATGCTGACGATGATTCTGGGGGGCCTCTGGCACGGGGCGGCCTGGACGTTCGTCGCCTGGGGTGCCTACCAGGGGATCCTGCTGGTCGGCCATCGCCTGCTGGAACCCCTGCTCGATCGACTCCGGCCGTCCGACCCGGTGCATCGGGCCTGCTGGACGGGGCTCTGCATCGTCGTGACGTTCCACCTCGTCTGCCTCGGCTGGCTCCTCTTCCGGGCCGACTCGATCGCCCAGGCGTCCGGGATGCTC carries:
- a CDS encoding LemA family protein; translation: MSLLFAQEAGGLGGTAIALIVIGVIAVILIFMAIGTYNKLVQLRNRYKNAYAQIDVQLKRRYDLIPNLVETAKGYMSHERETLEAVINARNAAVNASNQVAANPADPDAMKRLNAAESDLGSISAGTGVLGRLFALSEAYPDLKANTNMLALQEELTSTENKVAFSRQAFNDSAMTYNNAREVFPAVIFAGIFGFSPAQYFEVESPKEREAPRVSFS
- a CDS encoding MBOAT family O-acyltransferase, whose translation is MLFNSLAFAAFFAVVFALYWALGRRHRAQNAVLLAAGYAFYGCWDWRFLGLLVLSTVVDYGCGLAVARVDAPRARGLVLGLSLAVNLGVLGFFKYCDFFTGSLQVLLDRVGVEASLPVLDVLLPIGISFYTFQSMAYVIDVYRRHVAPTRDLLQFAVFVSFFPHLVAGPIMQPRTLLPQVARPRRFDLDQFYRGAHLIAWGLVKKVVVADNLAPIVDDLFGRWASIDGGLALLAVYAFAFQIYCDFSGYTDMARGVARCLGFELALNFNLPYFAASPREFWQRWHISLSQWLRDYLYIPLGGSRGDRAVWAGNVVLAALVGCFGVAGCLAVEEWPGFASWRSAVPTPAPMLAAGLLIGCSAILAIRGRSALTGRNLMLTMILGGLWHGAAWTFVAWGAYQGILLVGHRLLEPLLDRLRPSDPVHRACWTGLCIVVTFHLVCLGWLLFRADSIAQASGMLGLILSGPTLPPASSLVPVLAVVLPLLLVQAAQHATGDLEILQRTPWYVRSLAYTAGFYAIVLGGEFGGGQFLYFQF